Within Actinoplanes sp. L3-i22, the genomic segment TGATCAGGGCGCCGTTGTAGGCCGCGTGCACCGCCCGGGGCAGCTCCGGGTCCGACGATCGCAGCACGCCGGCGATCGCCCGCTCGACGGCCCGCGCGTACCCCCGGGTGACCTCCCGGAACTCCGGATCCGACACATCCAGCAGCAGGAACTGCAGGTGGTTGGCGAACTCGGCGGGACTGGTGATCGTCGCGGCCAGCCCGGCGAACAACTCGATCAGGGCGGGCGTGTCCGGCACCGCGGCGATCCGGGCGGGCAGCTCGGCGGCGCTGCGCCGGGCCAGGGCCAGCAGCAGCCCGCGTTTGGAGCCGAACCGTTGGGACAGCGCGGCGGCGGTCACCCCGGCGCGGGCGCCGATCCGGGCGAGGGTGACCGCGGCCGGGCCGGATTCGGCGACGGCGGCCGCGGCGGCGTCGAGGAGGGCGTCGTCGGTGACGGTGCGGGGGCGAACCATGTTCCGCATATTACTAAATGGTGGTTCACTAACTCCATGACTACAGCAAAACTTCAGGGGCGCGTGGCGCTCGTGGCCGGTGCGACCCGGGGCGCCGGCCGGGGGATCGCGGTC encodes:
- a CDS encoding TetR/AcrR family transcriptional regulator, producing the protein MVRPRTVTDDALLDAAAAAVAESGPAAVTLARIGARAGVTAAALSQRFGSKRGLLLALARRSAAELPARIAAVPDTPALIELFAGLAATITSPAEFANHLQFLLLDVSDPEFREVTRGYARAVERAIAGVLRSSDPELPRAVHAAYNGALITWGMIADGSPADAVRTHLTRLLGTCSRPG